The sequence GATCGCGTCTCTTGTTCCAGAAACAAAATTCCGCCGTCCATGAATTTTGTGGATCCAGACACGGAATTCAGGCTCCGCGGGAGAATTCCGTGTTCCGGGGCAGAGATGCCCCGGCCCCATTGAAGACACGGAATCGCCCGGTAAGGAAGCGTTGCGATTCCGTGTGTGGGAGAAACGAGGTGCAAACCGTGAGGCCGACCGGACCGCTATTACAGAAAACGCGCAATGATCCTGGATTCCGGATAATCACGCGAAGGCGTGATTTCCGGAATGACGGTGGGCCCTTGCGGTACAGCTTTTATCGGGATCGCTTCACTCTGACCACGGTTCGCGATGACAACCGCTTTTCTCTGCGTTCCCTGCTTGTCACGTCGACTTGTCGCGGCGTAGCTCGAAGAGCGAAGTCGGAAGCTGAAAGCGAAGACGGGCGTCCCTGCCTGTCCTGAGCTTGCCGAAGGGCGAGAGGCCGCCTTTACCGCTTTTACAGGAACCGCGCCTTGCCCCGGTCCTTCGACTTCCTCTGTGCCCTGGTGCGGTGGTGAGTGCCCTTCAGCCTTTTTCGGCATACGCCAGAGATCTCCCCTCCAGATTCCAGCCTTTCCCTGCGTACCCTTCTGTGATGAGTCAGCTTTTGATCTTCTCCGCGTCCTCCAGCCGTCGCCAAAGGCGAGGCCGAAGGAAAATATTGATTAACGGGGAGGGATATGAGAGCATTGGGAGCAAACATATCACAGGAGTGACTGATGCCCGGTAATCTGCATGTACGAAACCTTGAGGATGAGCTCATCCTTCGACTGAAACGGCGTGCGGCGCGGCACGGACGTTCGACCGAGGCTGAACATCGGGAAATATTGCGGCAGGCTCTCTCCGCCGAGGTCGAGCCCGCGTTTGGTGAACTTGCGGCGAAACTTCGCCAAATGACCAAAGGTCGTAAACACACGCCGTCGGAAGAGCTTATGCGTGAAGGCCGCGGCGAGCGGTGAACCATCTTGTCATCGATGCAAGCGTTGCGATCAAATGGCTTGTGGAAGAAGAGGGTACTGCCGAAGCGCTCACCGTTCTCGATAAGGCCAGATTGTCCGCGCCGGACCTTCTGATTGCGGAATGCGCCAATATACTCTGGAAAAAGGTGCAACGAGAGGAACTCTCCGAGGATGAGGCTCTGATCGGCGCGCGTATCCTGGAACAGGCGGACCTCGAAATCCTCCCTACACGGCACTTGCTCAGTTCTGCAACCAGCCTCGCTGTGCTGCTTGATCATCCAGCCTATGACTGTGTCTATCTGGAGCTGGCTTTAGAGCGAGGTTGGCGTTTTGCGACCGCTGATGAACGCTTTCTACGTAAAATCCGTGGGGAACAGCCCGTCCGTTTTTCGGACATGGTGCTATCTTTACGGGAGGCTGTGGCGGTGCTTGACTAACCCTGGATTCCCGGTTTTTTTCGTGCTATCGGCCTGACACGCCGAAGGCGTGATAACTCCGTGGCGAGACCGCCCTGGCCGCTTTCACAGGCCCCGCGCCTCCCCCCCCCTTGCC comes from bacterium and encodes:
- a CDS encoding type II toxin-antitoxin system VapC family toxin; its protein translation is MNHLVIDASVAIKWLVEEEGTAEALTVLDKARLSAPDLLIAECANILWKKVQREELSEDEALIGARILEQADLEILPTRHLLSSATSLAVLLDHPAYDCVYLELALERGWRFATADERFLRKIRGEQPVRFSDMVLSLREAVAVLD